Part of the Polyangiaceae bacterium genome is shown below.
CCGCAAGCTTCGGCCATGCAACGCCAAGGATGAAGCCCGTGGCCGCAATGATGCCAACGCGTGACCACGCGGGCCGATCTTCCGCCGCTGAGGGCATGTGGACTCGAGGACGCGCTGCGTTCGCCATCGCGGCTTTGCGTAGCACGCCCGAAGGGGGGACCAGCAAGTTTTGAGGTGTACTTCCACGTGACCGTCGCTCGAACACACCTGCAAAACGCCGTCACGCGGGATCTGCTTCCGAATCGCCCTCGTCGTCCGATCCGACGTCGTGCCAACGATGCCGAATGTCCTTACCCTTCACCAAAAACACCACGGTTTCCGCAACGTTCGTTGCGTGATCCCCGATGCGTTCGAGGTACTTGGCGATCGACTGAATCCGCGTCGCTCGGTAGATGGCCGTCGAATCTTGCGCCATGTGCGCCAAGAGCCGCTCGAAGATGCGCGAGTATTGCGCGTCGATGACCTCATCACGCCCAAGCAGCTCGATGGCGCGTTCGACGTCCCGATGCACGAGCGCCTCGAGCGCTTCGTGCACGATGAGCGTGGCTTGATCCGCAAGCTCGGCAAGGTCGAGGTCCAGCGTGAGCGCAGGCTCCGTGTTGAGCTCCGCGACGCGTTCGCAAATGTTCACGCCCAGGTCGCCGATGCGTTCGAGGTCCGTGACGATCTTGAGTGCGGTCGTGACAAACCGTAGGTCGGATGCGACCGGTTGCCTCATTGCGAGGATGCGCATGCACAGCTCGTCGATCTCGCACTCGAGTCGGTTGATGCGACGGTCCATCTTCATGGTGCTTCGCGCGAGCGCCGTGTCGCGTGTCGTCAGCGCGCGCATGGACTTGGTCACCATGTCTTCGACCATGCCGCCCATGAGGAGCAAGCGATCACGAAGCGTGCGCAGTTCGCTTTCGTAGACGCGGCTCGTGTGCTGTGCCTGGGGCATCGTTCTCTTCAACTCAACCAAACTTGCCCGTCACGTAGTCTTCCGTGCGGCTTTCGCGAGGGTTCGTAAAGATGCGTTCGGTGCGTTCGAACTCTACCAGTTCTCCCATGTAGAGGAACGCCGTGTAGTCACTGACGCGAGCTGCTTGCTGAATGTTTTGTGTTGCAAGTACCACCGTGAGCGTGTCGCGCAGATCGTGGATGAGCTCCTCCATGTGACTCGTTGCCACGGGATCGAGCCTGCTCGAAGGCTCATCCATGAGCAGCACGTCGGGCTCGAGCGCCAGAGCTCGCGCCACGCAGAGGCGTTGTTGCTGGCCCGCCGAAAGGCTTGGAGCGGGGCGTGACAAGTCATCCTTGACCTCGTCCCAAAGAGCCGCTTGGCGGAGCGATCGTTCGACGACTTCTTCGGGGCGCGAGGTGCGAAGGCCGTTGAGGCGCAGGCCCGCGAGCACGTTGGCGAAGACGCTCATGTGAGGAAAAGGATTGGGTTTGGGAAAGACCATGCCGACGCGACGACGAATGGTCGCGGCGTTTGTCTCGTGCGCATACACGTCGACGCCGTCGAGCAGGACGCGTCCCGAGA
Proteins encoded:
- the phoU gene encoding phosphate signaling complex protein PhoU, yielding MPQAQHTSRVYESELRTLRDRLLLMGGMVEDMVTKSMRALTTRDTALARSTMKMDRRINRLECEIDELCMRILAMRQPVASDLRFVTTALKIVTDLERIGDLGVNICERVAELNTEPALTLDLDLAELADQATLIVHEALEALVHRDVERAIELLGRDEVIDAQYSRIFERLLAHMAQDSTAIYRATRIQSIAKYLERIGDHATNVAETVVFLVKGKDIRHRWHDVGSDDEGDSEADPA
- a CDS encoding phosphate ABC transporter ATP-binding protein; translation: MTNLNVGSTIESVPPPNDADAAITVKIKTDDLHAWFGSSLVLDGITLRIVDRQVTSIIGPSGCGKTTLLRCLNRMHEETPGGRISGRVLLDGVDVYAHETNAATIRRRVGMVFPKPNPFPHMSVFANVLAGLRLNGLRTSRPEEVVERSLRQAALWDEVKDDLSRPAPSLSAGQQQRLCVARALALEPDVLLMDEPSSRLDPVATSHMEELIHDLRDTLTVVLATQNIQQAARVSDYTAFLYMGELVEFERTERIFTNPRESRTEDYVTGKFG